In Paenibacillus guangzhouensis, a single window of DNA contains:
- the ppc gene encoding phosphoenolpyruvate carboxylase — protein sequence MTETTLIVGKANSNNLLRRDVRFLGNILGEVLVHQGGNELLNIVEKVRELSKSLRAGFIPELYDEFKRVIMSLDPEIRHQVIRAFAIYFQLVNIAEQNHRIRRKRDYERSAGEAIQPGSIESVVLELKEDKISYEEVQEIIAGISLELVMTAHPTEAMRRAILDIHKRISEDVMELDNPNLTFREREQLREKLLNEVLTLWQTDELRDRKPTVLDEVRNGLYYFHETLFDVLPEVYQELERCLTKYYPAHQWHVPTYLRFGSWIGGDRDGNPSVTSDVTWETLKMHRQMALFKYEQVLKELLRTMSFSVGVIEVSEELKASIEVDRELIEVKRLEFWHNEKEPYRVKLSFMLEKLSNILDESTKGTPLRYNSPQEFIQELMIIDRSLRYHYADFVADTHIRKLIRQIELFGFHMSTLDIRQHSQEHENAMTEILSHMQIVEDYSALTEEEKIDLLNRVLNDPRPLTSIHIKYSESTNECLDVYRTIYKAQNEFGVNCISSYLISMTQGASDMLEVMVFAKEVGLFKKFKNGDLRCTIQAVPLFETIDDLHAAPEIMKTLFNLPIYREAVKAMNNQHEIMLGYSDSNKDGGVVTANWELRVALKEITAAASAYGVKLKFFHGRGGSLGRGGMPLNRSIMAQPPHTIGAGIKITEQGEVLSSRYSMKGIAYRSLEQATSALITAALCARREEKEEHEQDWEDIVRDMSERSLTKYQDLIFRDADFLTFFKESTPLPEVGELNIGSRPSKRKNSDRFEDLRAIPWVFAWTQSRYLMPAWYAAGTGIQSFYQDKEENMDTLRQMYEQFPFFRSLIDGLQMALAKADLIIAKEYAGMISDDVIRDRIFSSIEEEFHLTSSLILKITGQQEILDNSRVIQESIRLRNPYVDPLSYLQVQLLTELRTLRDQGEDDPELLREVLLTINGIAAGLRNTG from the coding sequence ATGACAGAGACTACATTGATCGTGGGGAAAGCAAACTCAAATAACTTGCTTCGTCGTGATGTGCGTTTCCTTGGGAACATACTGGGTGAAGTGCTCGTCCACCAAGGTGGGAACGAACTTCTTAATATAGTAGAGAAAGTCCGGGAACTGAGCAAATCATTGCGCGCGGGATTTATCCCCGAATTGTACGATGAGTTCAAACGAGTTATTATGTCGCTTGATCCGGAGATTCGGCATCAGGTCATTCGTGCGTTTGCGATTTACTTCCAGCTGGTGAACATTGCTGAACAGAATCATCGCATTCGCCGCAAACGGGATTACGAGCGTTCAGCTGGTGAAGCGATTCAACCAGGTTCGATTGAGAGTGTCGTTCTTGAACTGAAGGAAGATAAAATCTCCTACGAAGAAGTTCAAGAGATTATTGCTGGGATTTCATTAGAGCTTGTCATGACGGCCCATCCGACGGAAGCGATGCGACGTGCCATCTTGGATATCCACAAACGGATTTCTGAAGACGTGATGGAGCTCGATAATCCGAATCTGACGTTCCGTGAGCGTGAGCAATTACGTGAGAAGCTGCTGAATGAAGTGTTAACACTATGGCAGACGGATGAGCTTCGCGACCGTAAACCGACCGTACTCGACGAAGTGCGTAACGGACTATATTACTTCCATGAGACGTTGTTCGATGTGTTGCCAGAGGTATATCAAGAACTGGAACGCTGCTTAACGAAATACTATCCAGCCCACCAGTGGCATGTACCGACATATTTGCGATTTGGCTCATGGATCGGTGGCGACCGTGACGGGAACCCATCAGTGACTTCCGATGTCACATGGGAGACACTGAAGATGCATCGCCAAATGGCCTTGTTTAAATATGAACAGGTTCTGAAGGAATTGCTTCGCACGATGTCCTTTAGTGTAGGTGTCATTGAAGTATCCGAAGAACTCAAAGCTTCGATTGAAGTAGACCGTGAACTGATCGAAGTGAAGCGTCTTGAGTTCTGGCACAACGAAAAAGAGCCATACCGCGTGAAATTATCCTTCATGCTGGAGAAGCTATCGAACATTCTGGACGAATCGACGAAAGGTACACCGCTTCGTTACAATTCGCCACAAGAGTTCATCCAAGAGCTCATGATTATCGACCGCAGTCTCCGTTACCACTATGCAGATTTTGTAGCGGATACGCATATTCGTAAGTTAATACGTCAGATCGAGTTGTTTGGTTTCCATATGTCGACGCTAGATATTCGTCAGCATAGCCAAGAGCATGAGAATGCAATGACCGAGATCTTGTCCCATATGCAGATCGTAGAGGATTACAGCGCTCTGACAGAAGAAGAGAAAATTGATCTTCTAAATCGCGTATTGAACGATCCGCGACCACTAACATCCATTCATATCAAATACAGTGAATCGACGAACGAATGTCTTGATGTGTATCGTACCATCTACAAAGCACAGAACGAATTCGGTGTGAACTGTATTTCGAGTTATTTGATTAGTATGACACAAGGTGCGAGCGACATGCTCGAGGTCATGGTATTCGCGAAGGAAGTAGGTCTGTTCAAGAAATTTAAGAACGGTGACCTCCGTTGTACGATTCAGGCGGTTCCATTGTTCGAGACCATCGATGATTTGCACGCTGCGCCAGAAATTATGAAGACACTGTTCAACCTCCCGATTTATCGTGAGGCTGTAAAGGCGATGAACAACCAGCATGAGATCATGCTCGGTTACTCGGATAGTAATAAAGACGGCGGCGTGGTTACGGCTAACTGGGAACTACGCGTTGCGCTTAAAGAGATCACAGCAGCAGCGAGTGCATACGGCGTGAAGCTGAAATTCTTCCATGGACGCGGTGGATCGCTCGGTCGTGGTGGAATGCCGCTGAACCGTAGTATTATGGCACAGCCGCCTCATACAATTGGAGCGGGTATTAAGATTACGGAGCAAGGCGAGGTATTGTCTTCCCGTTATTCCATGAAGGGGATTGCTTACCGCAGTCTAGAGCAAGCAACTTCAGCACTGATTACAGCTGCCCTATGCGCACGTCGTGAAGAGAAGGAAGAACATGAGCAGGATTGGGAAGACATTGTACGGGATATGTCGGAACGTTCGCTTACGAAATATCAAGATCTTATTTTCCGTGACGCAGACTTCTTAACGTTCTTCAAAGAGTCGACGCCACTTCCAGAGGTTGGCGAGTTAAATATCGGTTCCCGTCCTTCCAAGCGGAAGAACAGCGACCGGTTCGAGGATCTTCGTGCAATACCTTGGGTATTCGCATGGACGCAGAGCCGTTACTTGATGCCTGCATGGTATGCGGCGGGTACAGGTATACAGAGTTTCTATCAAGACAAAGAAGAGAATATGGATACGCTGCGTCAAATGTATGAGCAGTTCCCATTCTTCCGCTCCCTCATTGACGGATTGCAGATGGCGCTAGCCAAAGCCGACTTAATTATCGCGAAAGAATACGCAGGCATGATTAGTGATGACGTCATTCGTGATCGGATCTTCTCTTCTATTGAAGAAGAGTTCCATCTTACATCATCGCTGATCTTGAAGATTACTGGACAGCAAGAGATTCTGGATAATTCTCGGGTCATCCAAGAATCGATTCGCTTACGTAATCCGTATGTCGATCCGCTCAGCTACTTGCAGGTTCAATTGCTTACGGAGCTGCGTACACTACGCGATCAAGGGGAAGATGATCCGGAGCTCTTGCGTGAAGTGTTGTTAACAATTAACGGCATTGCAGCGGGCTTGCGGAACACAGGTTGA